CACTGCCCTGCGTGCCCCAGGTCTGGAAACTTTCCTCTGAAGCTTAATGGGCCCCTATGAATTATAGATCAGCCTCAGCGGCTgggccccgggcaggggaggggccactggggagggaggctgggccaGCGCGAGGTGAGGCTAGGTGTGGGGGGCACTTGTGGGCTGGGCCAGCGTGGGGGAGGCGAGATAGGGGGTGGGGCGCAGTGGGTCCCTCCCCACACTATTGCTGGCAGCTTTGCCACGTGGGCGCCTGGAGCTCACTGCTGGCGCCAGCCCCCCGACCTCAGCGCTGAcctggccctgtgcctgggggagCAGCACCAGGACCTGCCCCCCCGCGGGGTGTACGTGGCTCTTCTCAGCTGCTTGTGCCCTCCAGGCCAAGGAGCCGGGCACCACAAGGGACCTGGGGCACGTCGGGGCAGCCTGGGCCCCAGCTCGGCCTCCAGCCCTGACGGTCGGCCGGGAGGGGCCCTGGGTGCTGGTCCcctgtggggctcaggctctgttcagccagggccccagctcagctgctgtggCCTGTGGTGGGGGGCTCAGCCAGGCTGGTTTGGAGGGACGGTGCCCCTCAGACCCAAccggcagcccccagctgcccctgcccagggctgcgcCACACACAGCTGTGCCGAGGcctctgagccccaccccagagcccctccacgGAGCTCCCCTGCACCAGCCGGTCTCCTGGCAGCCTCTGCGCCACCCCCACTCCtctggctgcctgcaggggagcagtgaGTGCTAATGGCAGTGGACTCGCCCACACTCCGCCAGTGGGGCTGGGCCTTCCGCCGGCACCATGGGAGGCAGGCGCCCCTGGGCAGGAGTGTTCAGAAGCTGTAGGGCTGAAGGGCACCAGGGCCCGGCCTGTCCTGCCCCATCCTGTGCCCAAGGGTCCCCTCTGCTCTGGGCTCCTCAActagctgccccctcctgctgtggggcacagacccctgggatgctgctgtgcccccagccctgcctggctccctgtcccACTCAGGCTCTGATGCGTCTCTCCTCTCCTGCAGCCGAGCCGCAGAACGGGCTGGGCATGACCGCACTCCCGGCTCCCACCTCGCCCTTCAAGCTGCCCTACCTGGCCTCTTCCGTCCCAGCTGGGCCGCCCTCCCTGGCCCCCTTTGCCGAAGCCAGCCAGGATGCCAGGGGGACGCTGGCCAAGGGGCAAGTGGCGGCAGGAGTGCCCGCTGGCACCTCTGAGCCAGGCAGCACTGGTGGCGTGGGGCCAGGAGCGACCTCCAAGTCAGAGGAGGAAAAGGCCAAGAAGCTGCTGTACTGCGCACTCTGCAAGGTGGCTGTGAACTCCCTGTCGCAGCTGGAGGCCCACAACAAAGGtactgggccaggggctgggcagggctgggcaggtcaAGGGTTGGGCCAGTCAGGTGCTgggcaggccaggggctggacagctcTGCTGTGAGGCTGGTTCCACCCCAGCCTGCACTAGCAGGGCCATGTGGCACCACCTCCTGGAgtccaggggctgctctgccaggcccagcagggctgccTCAGAGCTGGAGGCCCAATGCACCGTTTCCTCGCCCCGGGGCTGTGCTCCCATGGGGTTCAGCACCTTTTGCAACACCCCACGGTGCCGCAGTcgggcccagccagaggcagggctggggctgcagtgggagcaGCATGTCCTAGGGCTCAAGGCCAGGAGATTGCGGCTGCCTAGACTGCAGTGCCAGCGCCCCTCagtcccgacctgcagcccccaggTGCTCCACTCCTGGGCTCCTCTCTCCCGTCACAGCTCTACCAGCGCCCCTCAGTCCGACTCTCCCCAGCGTTCCTCCTGAGTTTTGCAGCCCAGCCCTTCCTCACTAGCTGGGAATTTCCCAGCACGCTGGGGCCGGGCCTCTGGAGCCTGGCAGGAGAGAGGCTCAGGCCATGGTCTCGGCTCCCAGCACCACTTCCCAGGGACCTGCGTTCCCTGGCCCTCGCCAGCGCCCAGCCCAGGAAAAACAATGCAAGAGCTGCAGTGAGCCCATCCCATCCCACCTGCCTGGCTTCAGAGCACTGCCCAGGCCTGCTacacccaccgccccccagctccTTCAGCCACTTCCAGGCTCATCCacgcccccccccagtgccctgccccacctgccaggctGGCACACCACTGGCACACATGGCAGGTTAgtaaggggctgtgtgtggggagcgaGGGGCACAGGCTGAGCCGACTGGGTGGGGAGCTAGGCCTGCGACCCCTCAGTGAGCACCTGGGGAATTCCCTGCGGGCCCCCTGCCTGGGGCGGTCGGGGCAGGAAGCCATTTGCTGGCTGGTCTCCAGGTGCCCCAGCCTGTGGGCATGTGAAGGGAAGAAGCCAGGCCCCTGGGTGGGACCCTCCACGGagagcctccctccccagcctgggccaccGGCTCCAACCAAGCTGGTCACGGGGGCCTGGCTTCTCCCCTCTGACTGGTCCAGGAAGGAGCCATCCAACTCAGTCCATCCAAGGGGCAGCTAATCATGGATCCAgcgccagcctctcccagcagggagcgctgtgggggcagcagctgctgggttgcttccaaccctgccccaattcactgccctggtccctcccttccccaggtaCCAAGCACAAAACCATCCTGGAGGCGCGCAGTGGGCTGGGGCCCATCAAGGCATACCCACGCCTGGGCCCCACGGCCagcggggagccaggcagccaggACCCCGCTGCTCAGGAGCGCACCTTCCACTGTGAGATCTGCAATGTCAAAGTCAACTCAGAGATCCAGCTCAAACaggtggggcacagctggggccccccagagcctccccaccctgccatcaCTCCCcctgtccacccctgccccccagggcacGTGAGGCAGGCTGGTCTCCCATGAAGGGAAGGGGCTGGTTCCTGGGCTGTGGAAGCTCAGCTCCGAACCCTGGATGGAATCAAGGCTCCAGGGTTCCATGCCCAGCTGTGGGAGTGAAGCAGTCTCCAATGGTTAGagcgtggggctggggcctggactCCCGGGTGCCATTCTCAGGtgtgggcagggagcagagtctagtggttagagcgggggcctGTTGCCAGGATTTTGGGGTGCCATGcccaggtgcaggaggggagtgagggctagtggttagaacagTGGCCTGGGGCCAGGACGCGGCAATTCCTTagccaggtgtgggaggggagtggggtcaaACAGTGAAGGACAGGGCTCTGACTCCCCCCTCTCCTCTGCAGCACATTTCCAGCCGGAGACACCGGGACGGGGTCGCTGGGAAGCCCAACCCGCTGCTGAGTCGGCACAAGAAGCAGCGCAGTGCAGCCGAgctgggggtgagctgggggatgggggtggggtgagctgatTTCGCTTGGCTGGACCCAACCGCCCTGTGAACAGGCGCCGGTAGCTAACGTGGGGCTGGAGTTTCCTTGGAGCATCTTCCCCAGGGGTGGTCGCAGCGGGGGGGGAGATGGGGCAGTTGGAGAGTCCCTGGCTGGATGGACAGGTTTTCTGGAAGCCAGGGACCCACGGACAGCCGCCCCGCCCGAGGGATGGGTGCAGTGGGCGGGGTGGCTGACAGAGACGGCCCCGGTGCCCTCTGCGCTCCCCGGCCGGTCCTGGCTCCCTGGGCGCCCCCTGAGccggcctctctctctcttgcagggCCCCCTGGCCTTCGCCAAGGAGCTGCCCAAGTCTCTGGCAGCCGgactcctgcccagccccttggccgtgGCGGCGGCGATGGCGGCTGCGGCCTCCGCCCCCCTGACGCTGCGCCCGGCCCCaacacccccactcctgcaggggccCCCCCTGACGCACCCGCTGCTGCGCCCGGCCCCGGGGCCCATCCGAACTGCTCACGGGCCCATTCTCTTCTCGCCGTACTgacgcccgccgccgccgcccttCGACGCCGCCTCCACTGGGCCCGgccgcctgcccgcccgcccgcccgcccgcctgcgCCCCCGGGGTCTGCCAGGGCTCGGGGCCGCTCCTCTGTGGCTTTTTAACTGGAATTCCTATCTTCTCTGCCAGAAGGAAAGGGCCAAGCCCCtccgctgccccccagctccctgccccccaggcccagccgcCTCTGCACAAGTGCTgggtcctggggaagcagccacagggaccccacagctccctccatAGCTCTCGTCTCCCTGGTACCAAGGATGGGGGGAATCAGGATCTTGGGAGaaggatggggggcagggagaaggcccCCACATCGGACTCCATGGAACGTCAAGTTTTGGGGGGAACCCCGGAGCCGGGGGAGGGCCCCCGGTACCTCAGGGAATTGATCGCAAGCAATCTTTTTTGTCTCTCTCCCCCGGGGAGGCGCCTCCGTCCctcacagagctgggggggcttCCTGCAGTCCCCCAGCCACACAAGCCATGTCCACTTGCACTGAGAGGCACAAAGCTGGGGTCCCCCCTCAGGCTCACAGCTCGCCAGGAGAACGAACACCGTTGCAATAATGTTGGGGTCTGGGCTGCCCCATGTACataacatcccccatccccactgcttcCTCACGCTGCTCACCAGGGCCTCCCCAGCCTGCAACCTGCactgtgccccccacacccaccctctgccctgcaggaCAGGCGCCTTGTGTCTAGGGAGAGCGTcccctggaagcctgtggctgagcctggcctgagcccctgcctccctggggccAGGGATGGGAGCTTATCCAGCTGTGCTGAgaatgcggggggtgggggttcccagtggggcagggctggggctgtccccCCAGGAGGCAGGACTGGGTGGGGCACCCCCAGGCAGAACGCTGTGGAGCACCTGCTGGGAtgctgcaggggcagagccccGGTCAGACCCTGGGGGTCTGATCCAAGCCAGGCCgggcccccagcctgggctgcccagctgccacctccctgcGGTTGCAGCCTGAGCAATAGACACAGGCTGaaccaccctctgccctgcacggggcccctgctgcccccggtCCTGGACAGAACTGCCacatcccccacccaccaggTGCAGGGGTCTGCAGGCCGGACTCCAGCTGAAAGAcaagggagaggaggctggggtgATGCccactggggaagggaggggaggggaggggaaggggcacatctgggggcaggggaagggacagcATGATGCCTGTCAGAGGGTCCGGGGAGGGGACAAGGAGGAAGGTgtgtgggggatgggatgggaggtgCCCATTGGGGGacaaggggagggctggggtgtgggggaagggaggtgccCATGGGGGGCCATGGACTGAAGTaggggtgtgggatggggtgggtggtgcccatggggggcaggggaaggggtgggggacgGGAGGtgcccatggggggcaggggagggggtgtgggatgggTGGTGCCCATCGGGGGGATAAAGTGCCAGGAGCGGGGTGCCCGGGGGAGCACCAAGTGCGGCTGGAAAACCGCTGCCTTGGGTTCAGACTAAGGACTGCTGTGATGCTGTTGTCatggcagctgcctcccaccccgTGGGGCCACCCGAAGCTGCTCGGACGGGGCTGTGAGCCGGCCCCAGGCCCCATCGCCAGAGAGTAACCAGCCCTGGGCACTCTAAGGTCCAGGAGCCGGTAGTGCTGGGCCAGGCCGGGGGCTACTCCAAAGCCAGCCCCTCACCCTGtcctcctggcagccctgggcattGCCTCCGTAGCTCTGCCCCCTACATGGGGTCTGGCGCTCCACTGGTGGgctgtcccccagccaggggctcgTGGCAGGCCAGCCGCCTCCCTCCCAGGTGTGGAGTCCCTCACcatgcccagagccctggctgctggaggAGAATCACTCTCTGCCCCAGCTCGCATGGGCCCCTGGGCTCTGTGGAGCAGCTGGGGTCACTCATCTCAACTGCAGGGCCAAGGCCGtctcctgccccagtccagggTGGGAGCTGAAACAGCTTCCACCACCAAGAAGCtcatggctgtggggcaggagcctgatggggatgggggtgcagcctgctgcccctccagtccccagcctaggcaggggaggggcacttCTGAGCTCAGCCGCCCgggaccctgggctggggctAGGATCCAGGCTGAACACCTGGTCCCCAGGCTCCTGAGCAGGGTCTGTGTGACCCGCCCCCATGCGGCCtgcacccccagtccctgctggctctgagctcagcagccccagttcCTGCCTGcagttccctcccccaccagcaaaaCTGTGATAAAGCAAAAGCAATAGACGGGGGAGCCTAGGGCTGGGGAGCATTACCTCAGCCAAGCGCTGTCCGAGGGGTGCTCAGGTGAGATCCCGCAtgcctgtgccccccgccccccacatcccctcccaggCTCTGCTTCCACCCCCGAGCGTCTGTCCTCGTCCGGCTGTCCCATGCTGGATTCTCGCCGTGACGCCGCCGTGTTACCGCTCGCTCCCCCAACAACAATAAAGTTCCACGTTTgactccacagcagccaggctggtTGTGTGTCTGTCGCTGGGGCGGCCCCTGTGCCCAGCCAGGCAGAGaacccagcactcctgcccccactggcTCAGTACAGGAGTTGAAGGAGAATCCCTGCTCGCTGGCGCAGCGCATGGGCTAAGACCCAGAGAGGAGCAGGTCTGAGCCCCGCTAGCAGAGGCCGGCGGTGGCCGCACATGAGCACCAGCTGTCGCATCGCCAGTTGGGCAGTGTCTGTGGGGCGGAGGGGGACTCGGACAGCCCAGTGTAGCCCGACTCCCAGGTCTTCCCCCTCCCGCTCCACATGGTGCCCCAGGCAGCAAAGGGCTCATGGCAGGACTGTCGGGGGCTGCTGGAAGCCGCAGTAGGGACCAGAGAGCCTGGCAGgcggcagggcagtctggcagcactgaagtgcagccacctctggtgcAGCAAGCAGCTCTTACGCCGGGCTCAGCAAGGCTGCTcacagggctcccccagctggggattcTCGGCCCAGGGGGCAGAGTGGCCTTGTGATTTTTCACATGGGTCCGTTGTGTGATGCTGGCACCAGTGGTGCTGGTGTAGGCATGGTCCCGCCCGCTCTGTGAGTGGCAGGTGGAGGGAGGGACCCCGAGCCCAGCTTGGTGCTGGGCTGTTCCCTGAGCCTTGCTCTCACCACTGGCAGTTTCTGTCCCCAGCAAAGGGGGCCCAGGCCCATGGCACCCAGCcaggtgccagcactgcagtggccagggccagaccACCAGGGTCCCTCCTCGGCCTGGCTCGACTCTCACTGGCTCCAGGGGGCTCTGGCTGAGTCCCCTGCAAAAGGGAGTGGAGGAGCTGGCCTGTAGCATCCCCACAGGCACAGCGGCCTTGGTGGGTGAGTAAAGTGGGAGACTTGACCCCGGccaagggggaaactgaggcatagagcagGCCTGAGACTTGTCCAGGGgtaagtggcagagctggggccagcccccaggactcctggcccCTCTGCTTCCAATCTCCCACTTGATTTTGCCCCCTAGGCACTacacccaccccacagctggTGCTAGAACCTAGGTGCCCtgacccccaacccacccccttctgctctgaccactatcccccactcccctcccacaagcAGGGCTGCGGGTGGCTGGTGCTCCGGTCTGCATGGTGGTGGCTGGCTCAGGGCCAGCCCTGCATAAAGggatccccacctcctgcccatggtGCAGCTGCTCCCCGTATCCAGAGCAGGTCAGGCTCTGTGCTCAGCTCCAAGGCCGGGGGTGGAGGCTGGGACTGTCCCTGagatcccccaccccatcccagctagtatagccagcaggggagcagtggggcctgatcctgcccgaCTGTTGCCATAGTAAccagatgcccccccccccagagtgcccccaacTTGGGGTCCTAGGGCAGCACCAGACGGGGCCCAGCCCCCACAAAgcaactggggatggggggtctCCCTGCACTGCCTCTGTCTGGAGCCACCAACtccgcagttcccattggccaggaattgccGCCAGCGGGAGCTGTGGGGGCGGTGCCTGCAGGCAGCGATGCCGAGACCCCTGGTCTCCCCTCCTGACCCGGGggaagcagctggcagagagatgTATCTTCAAGAGGTGCAGTCTGGGGtaagtgctgcccctccccctcttctgcacccccaACGCCTGCCCCAGTCTAgatcctccaccccacaccctcccccagagcctgacccctccccctccacccacagctcccccacaccctgccccctaaccccctgccccagcctagatcctccaccccacaccctcccccagagcctgaccccgctccctgcacacccagctcccccacaccctgcaccccaactccctgccccagcctagatCCTCCACCCCACATtcacaccctcccccagagcctctTGTACCCCTGTCCCCAACTGACAACCTCTCCCCAGCAACTGGCTCCCAccaaccagcccctgcccctacACCCCCATCCATCGGCCCCCATCCCCGTCTGTGGGCCCTCAGCCTCGCCATCCATCCATCAGcccccaggccccctgctcccctccagcagcctggcctccccaCCTTTCTTGCCCATGGCCCCCCAGCCCTTGCTTTCCACATCCACaggcacccagccccctgcccccacccattgATGGCCCCCTAGGGACCCCCATTGCTCCATCCAGGTTCTGTGGCTGGGGAATCTGTGGGGCCACAATGAACAGGCCCCCCCCCAAAACTCTTGCCCCCCAGCATAgagcctcccaaggtctcttggaatgcccacccccacacacacaattctGCCCTGGTTGGGTGCTCGACCACTTGGGTGCACAGAGGGTGGCAGGTGGCTGCTGGGATGAAAGCTGGGCCCCGCGTTCATgcaccctccagcagggggcgctgctgcCCCATAGAGCTGCCCCAGCCGCGCTGGGGTGGGGCCCGTGCcccgggcagcagggggcagcactaCCGCAGTGATCCCACTGAGGAGGGAGGAGCCTGGAGTTGTGAttagagcagtgggtggagcccggactcctgggttcttctccAGTGCCTACGGCAGGAGGTGGAGTGTAGGGaccttcagagccaggccctTCGAGGCTCCCGCCCCCACCATCCGTGGGGTGGGCTCAGGGGCTGATCGTGGGTGGGTGCCCTTGGTGCCCCCCAACCCAGGCCTGAGCgggggcagcctcccagcccagacccAGAGAGAGTGAAGGGACCCGGAGCCAGCAGTgggaggagcccagccctgccctgcgctgctgggaccCATCAGGCGATTACACCAGAGCTGGTCTGAGGCTCACACACCTCTCACCCCGAGGGGGCATAGGGTGGGCGTGGTCATTTGTCCTCCCTGGGGGTGCGGGGAGAGGCCTGGCCtgttcctgctcccccaccccccccgccaactccactgcctgagccccaccactgctgccagccaCGTGGCATATGGAGCCTCCAGGCGGGGCTGGATTAAGGAAGGGGATTTATGCTCTTGGATTCCTTGCCAGTACTtcccagggggcaggtggggggggctctCTGTG
This sequence is a window from Carettochelys insculpta isolate YL-2023 chromosome 29, ASM3395843v1, whole genome shotgun sequence. Protein-coding genes within it:
- the ZNF385A gene encoding zinc finger protein 385A isoform X1, with the protein product MILGSLSRVAPLPAMLRVPPAMIQTPLDLKHLLPLPLEAQPAVGLFPGFSTLTAWLCPQMDPVQKAVINHTFGAPLSKTRRPVISCNVCQIRFNSESQAEAHYKGNRHARRVKGMEAAKTRQKESGPREGDKPGPVGSPTSSVSESDCDKPAEPQNGLGMTALPAPTSPFKLPYLASSVPAGPPSLAPFAEASQDARGTLAKGQVAAGVPAGTSEPGSTGGVGPGATSKSEEEKAKKLLYCALCKVAVNSLSQLEAHNKGTKHKTILEARSGLGPIKAYPRLGPTASGEPGSQDPAAQERTFHCEICNVKVNSEIQLKQHISSRRHRDGVAGKPNPLLSRHKKQRSAAELGGPLAFAKELPKSLAAGLLPSPLAVAAAMAAAASAPLTLRPAPTPPLLQGPPLTHPLLRPAPGPIRTAHGPILFSPY
- the ZNF385A gene encoding zinc finger protein 385A isoform X2, with the translated sequence MILGSLSRVAPLPAMLRVPPAMIQTPLDLKHLLPLPLEAQPAVGLFPGFSTMDPVQKAVINHTFGAPLSKTRRPVISCNVCQIRFNSESQAEAHYKGNRHARRVKGMEAAKTRQKESGPREGDKPGPVGSPTSSVSESDCDKPAEPQNGLGMTALPAPTSPFKLPYLASSVPAGPPSLAPFAEASQDARGTLAKGQVAAGVPAGTSEPGSTGGVGPGATSKSEEEKAKKLLYCALCKVAVNSLSQLEAHNKGTKHKTILEARSGLGPIKAYPRLGPTASGEPGSQDPAAQERTFHCEICNVKVNSEIQLKQHISSRRHRDGVAGKPNPLLSRHKKQRSAAELGGPLAFAKELPKSLAAGLLPSPLAVAAAMAAAASAPLTLRPAPTPPLLQGPPLTHPLLRPAPGPIRTAHGPILFSPY